The genomic region taaaGTGAAGCCTATGTGGTCGGGCGCCGGTCATGACTCTTGCCAAACCGCACCGCATGTGCCAACTTCTATGATTTTCATTCCATCAAAAGATGGCCTATCGCATAACTATTATGAATACTCTTCACCTCAAGAAATAGCTGATGGTTTCAAGGTGTTGTTACAAGCTATTATCAATTATGATAACTATAGAGCAACTCGCGGCCATTAATTGAAATAAAGCTAACTTTGATTTTATAGTAAAGGTCCAAAACAATTGTAAGTTATCAatttatatttatttgTTGTGTAAACTTACTAAAAACTTTTATCTGTTTACTATGTTTTGATTGTCTATTTATCTTCCATAAGATATGCTACTGTGTGGATTCATTTCTCTCCAACAGAGAGAATGTTTCCAACACTTGGTAAGTTTAATGAACCGCTATCTTCGGCCTTGTGCTTCCAGCTGATCAGTAAACgtaaatatttcatcaacaaaaagaTTATTGATCCTGTAGCTCTGAAAGCCGCTAATGCTGCAACGGACCATAAAATGAATTTCAAGTAAATATTATTGACCGTTTCCTCAGGTTCATAGATCTGTGTAAtgatcatcatcaaaatcaaattaGATAACATCCAAACCATAACTATCCTGGTTCTGATATCCCGGTAATAGTCATTTTGCTTCTGCGTTAAGTCgaccttttcttcaaccaTCTCCTTCTCTTTTAACCTAGATTTCAGTTCTTGGTAtttattatcaatatcttgAGGCCATTGATCAGTGACAATTGTGATACCATCAGGACCTTGAATAACCTCTGCACTAGGAATTGGTTTAGCTGCTTCCGTGGAACCCTTGGTACCCCAAGAAACATCATGGGTATTACAGAATGCGAAAATTTGTAACGTACAAATGAAACTTGGTAACATTAACAGATATTGCACCGAAGAGGTGAAAATGTGCCATGGATCTAAGTACAACAAGGAAGTGAAAGCGTATAAACCATAAGTTGATAGTAAAGAGACAACAATGTTCACAAATACCGAATGTTCCTCTGTTCCATCGTCTAATGTTTTGATGGCAAAAACTAACCCACAAACCAAAGCATAAGTCGAACAAATTGTCAACATgaccattgaagaaatgaaaagatgATTTGCACCTTGTGGTCTGTTACCCATAGAAATAATGAACAAAGCACAGAGGTTACAAATCAGAAggtatttgaaaaatgtgaaGAGTACATCCCCATGGGGAATAATAGAATTCATGGACCCTGCCAAGTAATAGAAAGTCAGGAAGAAGTTAGAAATAGAGAACCACGAGAAAATCATTTGAACTAGTTGATATAAGAATTCGATGtggaaaaagaattttcTAGTTGTCGAATGTCttgttttccaaatctgaTGGAAATGTATTTGCGCGTATAATGCTGAAAACATAGCACCATTCAACCAACGTCTTCTTTGAGAAATAAATTCTGGAGGTTCTTCTGGAACATCTGTCTCACCAGTTGCTTCTTTCACATATTTAAGAACCCATGCTTCATCCCTTTTAGCAACTAATTCCCAACATAGAATTCTATCTTCTGCCAAATACATATTGGCTGTGAAAACATCGTGATCTCTACCTTCTTGTGTTTCACCTAGGAAATATGAATGCAGTGGACCTGTACCatcatcattgtttttTAATGCTCTGTAACGGTATGCTGAGAGCGCACCAGGAAGCACAGTGATATAACCGAAAACACTTTCTAATGGCTTATCAAGTATATTGGACATCTTATACTCGAAATTTTGGGCAGCAACTAGAGGATTTAATAATTTCATATCAAATTTTCCCTTCATGGTCTTAATCTGGCCAGCAGCACCGGCGACATTGGAATCCATATCGAACACCTTCCACAAGTGATAAACGGCGGTACTATTCAATTTCGTGCCTACATCCACTAATGTAACAACAGTTGGATCCAAGATGGGACAGAAAGCATTGAACAACCAACGATGAGAgttgattttcttctgattttcttctttcaaacagAAAACCATTTGGCAAGGTACCGTGCCTTCACTTCTATAGTTTAATTCCTCATCAATAGACACCTGTGTAGTAAGCTCGAAAATATGCGCTTTCACTGGTTCACCATTAACGGTCGATTTAGCCATATCCTCTTGATATACACCGATAGCTGCCAAGTAGTCCAAGGAACCTTGGTTTATTCTAGATCTACCATCGctgataatgataatttgaaCAGTTTTCCAGCCGGTTGGTCCCCAGACGTTAGATTTGTGACGTTTGCACAGATGGGCGACGTTCTTTTGAATGGAGTGTAACGTCCTAGCTAAAGCGAATTTGTCTTCGTTATACATTGTGACACAAATTGTAATTTGACATTCTCTATTCATTTCTGCCATTCTCAAATTATAACCGTCCTCAACAAACGTGTCAGGATCACTGGTACAAGCCGTATATCTCATTTCGGTAAATTCCGGAGAATCTCTTTTTGGAATAATATCTCTCAATCCACTTGGGATTGGGTTGTCGAGCTTCaagattcttctttgcttAAAAGCTGGAGGATGTCTTCTCACCTCAGATAATCCACGCTTCTTGTAAGTTTGTGTCTTTGGAtgattcaattcaaatttcGTCTCGCCGAAAGTATCACCTGAGTAAACCGTACTTTCTCCGCTGATTTTTCTGCTATCATACGTGTATTCTGTCTCATTTGAGGTTAGTCTTTGGAATAAAGGACCTGGTTTAGTAGGACTGTTGGTGTATATGTCATACAAACTCTCACCATCATTGCTTTCAACGTCAATGAGTGCATGATTCATTCTTCTTGGAGATTCTTGCAAATTGGCTTGGTACCTGTTTCGTGGCAGTGGGGAATTGTGCACACTATCGATAAGGGTATTATTCATTTTCTGAGGTGAGTATCTGGCAGCAGCTTTTGAAGGTGATGATGGATTACTATCAACTGCTGGAAAACCTTGAAAACGACTGGCATCATCATCGTATGAAACAGCACTGTAACTATACTGACTAGCTCTCATAGCAGCCCGTTGTGGAGAACGTATCACTGGAGGCTCTTCATCCTCTGCCATGAATGGATTCCTTGTCATATTGGAAAGGCAAAGGGCAACTTCTAGAGAGTGTATCTGCCGAATAAGGCTAAGATAAGGGATTGGATAATGTGATTAACTGGGTGTGTTCacaacaataaaaatattgaCAGCTTCTGAGAACTTGtaagagaaagaagtatTAACTGCTCATTAAAATATTATTTTCTAAGCTCAAGAAATACGGTATTTCTATTCGAGGAAGATTCTATTCTTGGGTTGAAACGATGCATAAGGACTgtattgatttcaatgtttttaCAATTCCTAATTGGGAAGATATGTAAACAAAAGGGCAATGAGGTAAGATCTCCAGCTTAGTATACTAGAATATAGTCCCAAACACATCATGGCGTTGCAATAGCGGTAACTGTCATTGGGAATCTACAAACCGCTGTTGTGTATGTACAGGTAATTCTAACAAAACGAATCTATCAAGGTGATACCCAAAGTGCGGATAATTCATAATATATAGGTCTATAAATATAAcaattcaacaaaataGGACACTATAGTCTAGTGGTTTAGGATACTCCCCTTCCATTAATAGCGTAACTACCAGAAATGGTAAGTGCCAGGCGAGGGAGTGACACGGGTTCGAATCCCGTTAGTGTCATATTTTTtaagttttttttttacctttttcCCTCTTCCTTTATCAAGAACAGgaacaaccaaaaaaagttgTCACATGATTTCCGTATATAGCGACAgctgaaatttttttcgTCATTTTTTCGAGCGCCTGTTCCTCATctaattgaagaaaaagttgaagatgaagtttTCCTGCTACAGTCAAGTTTCAAAAGAGCCTTTCATCAAGAGAAATAGAAGGGAGGTTTGAATTTTAGTCGATCGTCTGAAACTAATTTTAATTGCACTATTATCTTATCTGGAAGTTTTAAGACATTCTACTTCATCTGTTTGTCAATTTCTCTTAGTGTATCTCAAACAAACCAGGTAAAAAGAATTAATTAGTATAACACTAGTAACATGCCACCAAAGAAGCAAGtagaggaaaagaaggttctATTAGGCCGTCCAGGTAATAACTTGAAGGCAGGTATCGTTGGTTTAGCTAACGTTGGTAAATCTACTTTTTTCCAAGCCATTACTAGATGTCCATTGGGTAACCCAGCTAACTACCCATTCGCAACCATTGATCCAGAAGAAGCTAGAGTCATTGTTCCATCTCCAAGATTCGATACTCTAAGTGAAATTTACAAGCCAGCTTCCAAAGTTCCAGCTCATTTGACTGTTTACGATATTGCTGGTTTGACTAAGGGTGCTTCTGCTGGTGAAGGTCTAGGTAATGCCTTTTTGTCCCATATCAGATCTGTCGATTCCATCTACCAAGTGGTCCGTTGTTTCGATGATGCTGAAATTATTCATATTGAAGGTGATGTTGATCCAGTTCGTGATTTGGATATCATCAACACTGAATTGAGATTGAAGGATATTGAATTCTCTGAAAAGCACTTGGAAagtattgaaaaaattaccagaagaGGTGGTCAATCTTTGGAAGTtaaacaaaagaaggaagaagcCGAATTGGTTACTAAGATCattgaacttttgaaatcCGGTCAAAGAGTCGCTAATCAATCTTGGTCTACTAAGGAGGTCGAAATTA from Kluyveromyces lactis strain NRRL Y-1140 chromosome D complete sequence harbors:
- the CHS2 gene encoding chitin synthase CHS2 (similar to uniprot|P14180 Saccharomyces cerevisiae YBR038W CHS2 Chitin synthase II requires activation from zymogenic form in order to catalyze the transfer of N-acetylglucosamine (GlcNAc) to chitin required for the synthesis of chitin in the primary septum during cytokinesis), translating into MTRNPFMAEDEEPPVIRSPQRAAMRASQYSYSAVSYDDDASRFQGFPAVDSNPSSPSKAAARYSPQKMNNTLIDSVHNSPLPRNRYQANLQESPRRMNHALIDVESNDGESLYDIYTNSPTKPGPLFQRLTSNETEYTYDSRKISGESTVYSGDTFGETKFELNHPKTQTYKKRGLSEVRRHPPAFKQRRILKLDNPIPSGLRDIIPKRDSPEFTEMRYTACTSDPDTFVEDGYNLRMAEMNRECQITICVTMYNEDKFALARTLHSIQKNVAHLCKRHKSNVWGPTGWKTVQIIIISDGRSRINQGSLDYLAAIGVYQEDMAKSTVNGEPVKAHIFELTTQVSIDEELNYRSEGTVPCQMVFCLKEENQKKINSHRWLFNAFCPILDPTVVTLVDVGTKLNSTAVYHLWKVFDMDSNVAGAAGQIKTMKGKFDMKLLNPLVAAQNFEYKMSNILDKPLESVFGYITVLPGALSAYRYRALKNNDDGTGPLHSYFLGETQEGRDHDVFTANMYLAEDRILCWELVAKRDEAWVLKYVKEATGETDVPEEPPEFISQRRRWLNGAMFSALYAQIHFHQIWKTRHSTTRKFFFHIEFLYQLVQMIFSWFSISNFFLTFYYLAGSMNSIIPHGDVLFTFFKYLLICNLCALFIISMGNRPQGANHLFISSMVMLTICSTYALVCGLVFAIKTLDDGTEEHSVFVNIVVSLLSTYGLYAFTSLLYLDPWHIFTSSVQYLLMLPSFICTLQIFAFCNTHDVSWGTKGSTEAAKPIPSAEVIQGPDGITIVTDQWPQDIDNKYQELKSRLKEKEMVEEKVDLTQKQNDYYRDIRTRIVMVWMLSNLILMMIITQIYEPEETVNNIYLKFILWSVAALAAFRATGSIIFLLMKYLRLLISWKHKAEDSGSLNLPSVGNILSVGEK
- the OLA1 gene encoding Obg-like ATPase (highly similar to uniprot|P38219 Saccharomyces cerevisiae YBR025C Hypothetical ORF), which encodes MPPKKQVEEKKVLLGRPGNNLKAGIVGLANVGKSTFFQAITRCPLGNPANYPFATIDPEEARVIVPSPRFDTLSEIYKPASKVPAHLTVYDIAGLTKGASAGEGLGNAFLSHIRSVDSIYQVVRCFDDAEIIHIEGDVDPVRDLDIINTELRLKDIEFSEKHLESIEKITRRGGQSLEVKQKKEEAELVTKIIELLKSGQRVANQSWSTKEVEIINSMFLLTAKPSIYLINLSERDYIRKKNKHLLKIKEWVDKYSPGDLIIPFSVCLEEKLSHMTEEEAEEELKNLGVQSALPKIVTTMREKLDLISFFTCGPDEVREWTIRRGTKAPQAAGVIHNDLMNTFILAQVMKYEDVVEYKDDNAIKAAGKLQQKGKEYVVEDGDIIYFRAGAGKN